A window from Alkalilimnicola sp. S0819 encodes these proteins:
- a CDS encoding gamma carbonic anhydrase family protein, producing MLEPFDGITPSHPASAWVHDSAVLIGDVELGEDCSVWPLVVIRGDVNYVRIGARSNVQDGTVIHVAHKGPYNPTGFPTLVGEDVTIGHKAVVHACTIGNRVLVGMGAVIMDGAEVGDDCIIGANALVPPGKKLAGGHLYVGSPVKAARALSDEEKEQLRYSAAHYVRLKNRYTG from the coding sequence ATGCTAGAACCCTTCGACGGTATCACCCCCAGCCACCCGGCCAGCGCCTGGGTGCATGATTCCGCCGTGCTCATCGGCGATGTGGAGCTGGGCGAGGACTGTTCCGTGTGGCCCCTGGTGGTGATTCGGGGTGACGTGAACTACGTGCGCATCGGCGCGCGCTCCAATGTCCAGGATGGCACCGTGATCCACGTGGCCCACAAGGGGCCGTACAACCCCACCGGCTTCCCCACCCTGGTGGGTGAGGATGTGACCATCGGCCACAAGGCGGTGGTGCATGCCTGCACAATAGGCAATCGGGTGCTGGTGGGCATGGGCGCGGTGATCATGGACGGCGCCGAGGTGGGCGATGACTGCATCATCGGCGCCAACGCCCTGGTGCCCCCGGGCAAGAAGCTCGCCGGCGGGCACCTGTACGTGGGCAGCCCGGTGAAGGCCGCCCGCGCGCTCAGTGATGAAGAAAAGGAGCAGCTGCGGTATTCGGCGGCGCATTATGTGCGCCTGAAGAACCGCTACACCGGCTGA
- a CDS encoding GreA/GreB family elongation factor: MLSAQTAQTQAQTLSIFDVQRLEPVLLREAGGHEQPEHVLELAARLYACDQAQPESIPTDVVTMNSRVRLEDMNSGRHIEITLVFPRLADSASGCISVLAPLGSALLGARVGQTVEAHTPAGERSYRIEALLYQPEADGRYDL, translated from the coding sequence ATGTTGAGTGCACAGACCGCTCAGACCCAGGCCCAGACCCTGTCCATATTCGACGTGCAGCGGCTGGAGCCGGTGCTGCTGCGCGAGGCCGGCGGCCACGAACAGCCGGAGCACGTCCTGGAGCTGGCCGCCCGGCTCTATGCCTGCGACCAGGCCCAGCCCGAGTCCATACCGACCGATGTGGTGACGATGAATAGCCGGGTGCGGTTGGAAGACATGAATTCCGGCCGCCACATCGAGATTACCCTGGTGTTCCCGCGTCTGGCGGACTCGGCTTCCGGCTGCATTTCCGTGCTCGCCCCGCTGGGTTCGGCGCTGCTGGGCGCCCGGGTGGGCCAGACGGTGGAGGCGCACACTCCGGCCGGGGAGCGTTCCTACCGCATCGAGGCGCTGCTTTATCAGCCGGAGGCGGACGGGCGCTACGACTTGTAA
- a CDS encoding sulfite exporter TauE/SafE family protein, translating to MPVDDPGTWGVLLLAAFFGGGLNAVAGGGSFFTLPALVYAGYPALVANASGTLALLPGYMASTWGFREDLRAPRGVGMGALLLASLAGGGLGALLLLWTSEEAFRALVPWLLLAATALFAAGPWLLRHIRRQGEASGAAQLLSLFAICVYGGYFNGGVGIVLLAGLSLLGHQDLNRMNGLKNLLSTVLTAIAVSFYALGGVIAWGPALGMMLAAVAGGYVFARLARRLPALAVRTVVVLTGVVMTLLFFFG from the coding sequence GTGCCGGTGGATGATCCGGGCACTTGGGGGGTGCTGTTGCTTGCCGCCTTTTTCGGCGGCGGGTTGAACGCAGTGGCGGGCGGCGGGAGTTTCTTCACGCTGCCGGCGCTGGTTTATGCCGGTTATCCGGCCTTGGTGGCCAACGCCAGCGGCACGCTGGCGTTGTTGCCGGGTTATATGGCGAGTACCTGGGGGTTTCGCGAGGATCTGCGCGCGCCCCGGGGCGTGGGCATGGGGGCGCTGCTGCTGGCGAGTCTGGCCGGTGGCGGCCTCGGTGCCTTGTTGTTGTTGTGGACCTCGGAGGAGGCGTTTCGCGCGCTGGTGCCCTGGCTGCTGCTGGCGGCCACGGCGCTGTTTGCCGCCGGCCCCTGGCTGTTGCGGCATATCCGCCGGCAGGGGGAGGCGAGCGGTGCGGCACAACTGCTGAGCCTGTTCGCCATCTGCGTGTACGGTGGTTATTTCAACGGCGGGGTGGGCATCGTGCTGCTGGCGGGCTTGAGCCTGTTGGGGCATCAGGATCTCAACCGCATGAACGGGCTGAAGAACCTGCTCTCGACGGTACTCACCGCCATTGCCGTGAGCTTCTATGCCCTGGGCGGGGTGATCGCCTGGGGGCCGGCGCTGGGGATGATGCTGGCGGCGGTGGCGGGCGGCTATGTGTTTGCGCGGCTCGCCCGGCGGTTGCCGGCGCTGGCGGTGCGCACGGTGGTGGTGTTGACCGGCGTGGTGATGACCTTGCTGTTCTTCTTCGGCTGA
- the gor gene encoding glutathione-disulfide reductase → MAERHFDLICIGGGSGGLATARRAASHGARAAVVEAARLGGTCVNVGCVPKKVMWNAANVFHAVAGAHTYGIGAGEPSLDWTQLKARRDAYIARLNGIYERNLEKDAVSLIEGHACFVDAHTLEVDGERYSADHIVIATGGYPVRPGIPGAELGTDSDGFFELENRPEKVAVIGGGYIGVELAGVLHHLGSQVSLIVRADAPLRGFDPLIREGLVELLHADKLQLITHTEPAALRRESDGRITIEVKDGETLTGYDCVIWATGRAPNTDRLRLDRAGVELNDRGEVPVDRYQRTNVDGVYAIGDIIGRAPLTPVAIAAGRRLADRLFGGMPDRYLDYDTIPTVVFTHPPIGTVGLTEPEARAEYGPEAVKVYTSRFIAMDYALTDEKRRSQMKLICVGEEERVVGLHLIGVGSDEMLQGFAVAIRMGATKQDFDNTVAIHPTAAEEVVTMR, encoded by the coding sequence ATGGCTGAGCGGCATTTCGATCTGATCTGCATAGGCGGCGGCAGCGGTGGGTTGGCCACCGCGCGGCGTGCGGCGAGCCACGGCGCCAGGGCGGCGGTGGTGGAGGCGGCCCGCCTGGGCGGCACCTGCGTGAACGTGGGCTGCGTGCCGAAGAAGGTCATGTGGAATGCGGCCAATGTCTTTCACGCCGTGGCGGGGGCGCATACCTACGGCATAGGCGCGGGCGAGCCCAGCCTGGACTGGACGCAGCTCAAGGCCCGCCGCGATGCCTACATCGCCCGGCTCAACGGCATCTACGAGCGCAACCTGGAGAAGGATGCGGTGAGCCTCATCGAGGGCCACGCCTGCTTCGTCGATGCTCACACGCTGGAGGTGGACGGCGAGCGGTACAGCGCCGATCACATCGTCATCGCCACCGGCGGCTACCCGGTGCGCCCGGGCATTCCGGGGGCCGAACTGGGCACGGATTCCGACGGTTTCTTCGAGCTGGAGAATCGCCCCGAGAAGGTTGCCGTGATCGGTGGCGGTTACATCGGCGTGGAACTCGCCGGCGTGCTGCACCATCTGGGTAGCCAGGTGAGCCTGATCGTGCGGGCCGATGCCCCCCTGCGCGGCTTCGACCCGCTGATCCGCGAGGGCCTGGTGGAGCTGCTGCACGCCGACAAGCTGCAGCTCATCACCCACACCGAACCGGCCGCCCTGCGTCGGGAATCGGATGGCCGCATCACCATCGAGGTCAAGGACGGCGAGACCCTCACCGGCTACGACTGCGTAATCTGGGCCACCGGCCGCGCACCCAACACCGACCGGCTGCGGCTGGACCGCGCCGGGGTGGAGCTCAACGACCGGGGCGAGGTGCCGGTGGATCGCTACCAGCGCACCAATGTGGACGGTGTCTACGCCATCGGCGACATCATCGGCCGCGCGCCCCTCACCCCGGTGGCCATCGCCGCCGGGCGCCGGCTGGCCGATCGGCTGTTCGGTGGCATGCCCGACCGCTACCTGGACTACGACACCATCCCCACCGTGGTCTTCACCCACCCGCCCATCGGCACCGTGGGCCTGACCGAGCCCGAGGCCCGTGCCGAGTACGGGCCGGAGGCGGTGAAGGTCTACACCAGCCGTTTCATCGCCATGGACTATGCTCTCACCGACGAGAAGCGCCGCAGTCAGATGAAGCTCATCTGCGTGGGCGAGGAGGAGCGCGTGGTGGGGCTGCACCTGATCGGCGTGGGCAGCGACGAGATGCTCCAGGGCTTTGCCGTGGCCATCCGCATGGGGGCCACCAAGCAGGACTTCGACAACACCGTGGCCATCCACCCCACTGCCGCCGAAGAAGTGGTCACCATGCGCTAA
- the prlC gene encoding oligopeptidase A: MSMDQGNPLFQTEQLPPFSRIRPEHVEPAIDTLLAENRATLATLLGGERAYSWENLIEPLEAMNDRLAKAWSPVSHLNAVMNNEELRAAYNACLPKLSDYGTELGQNRHLFEAYRQIRDSAQWAGLSDAQQASIEHALRDFRLAGVDLPEADKERYRAISQRLSELSSKYQENLLDATNAWHKHIEDAEALAGVPDSALGVMRQEAERRELPGYVITLDFPSFFPVMSYADSRALRREVYEAFSTRASDTGPQGGQYDNLPLMEEILALRHEKAQLLGFANYAELSLAPKMAEGTAQVMGFLQDLAERSHPRALEDFAELRRFAREVEGLTEELQAWDLSYYAEKLRQSRYRISQEDLRPYFPADRVVNGMFEVVRRLYGIRIQPREDADTWHPDVRFYEIHDEQGAPRGQFYLDLYARAHKRGGAWMDECRVRFVNERLQQLPVAYLTCNFTPPVGEQPALLTHDEVTTLFHEFGHGLHHMLTRIDYPSVAGINGVPWDAVELPSQFMENWCWEREALDLISGHYETGEKLPEALFEKMQAARNFQSAMQMVRQLEFSLFDFRLHLEYDPARGARIYELLDEVRDQVAVMKPPAFNRFPNSFGHIFAGGYAAGYYSYKWAEVLSADAYSRFEEEGIFNRETGRDFLRQVLEQGGSKPAMDLFVAFRGRKPSIDALLRHSGLAA; this comes from the coding sequence ATGAGCATGGACCAAGGCAACCCGTTGTTCCAGACCGAGCAGCTGCCCCCCTTCTCCCGCATCCGCCCGGAGCACGTGGAACCGGCCATCGACACCCTCCTCGCCGAGAACCGCGCCACCCTGGCCACCCTGCTGGGCGGCGAGCGGGCGTACAGCTGGGAGAACCTGATCGAACCGCTGGAAGCCATGAACGACCGCCTGGCCAAGGCCTGGTCGCCGGTGAGCCACCTCAATGCGGTAATGAACAACGAGGAGCTGCGCGCCGCCTACAACGCCTGCCTGCCGAAGCTCAGCGACTACGGCACCGAGCTTGGCCAGAACCGCCACCTGTTCGAGGCCTACCGGCAGATCCGCGACAGCGCCCAGTGGGCGGGGCTCAGCGACGCCCAGCAGGCGAGCATCGAACACGCCCTGCGGGATTTCAGACTTGCCGGCGTGGACCTGCCCGAAGCCGACAAGGAGCGCTACCGGGCCATCTCCCAGCGCCTCTCGGAGCTCTCCAGCAAATACCAGGAGAACCTGCTGGATGCCACCAACGCCTGGCACAAGCACATCGAGGATGCCGAGGCCCTGGCCGGCGTGCCCGACAGCGCCCTGGGCGTGATGCGCCAGGAGGCCGAGCGACGGGAACTGCCGGGCTACGTCATCACCCTGGACTTCCCCAGCTTCTTCCCCGTCATGAGCTACGCCGACAGCCGCGCCCTGCGCCGCGAGGTCTACGAGGCCTTCAGCACCCGCGCCTCGGACACCGGCCCCCAGGGCGGGCAGTACGACAACCTGCCGCTGATGGAAGAGATCCTCGCCCTGCGCCATGAGAAGGCGCAATTGCTGGGTTTCGCCAACTACGCGGAACTCTCCCTGGCGCCGAAGATGGCCGAGGGCACCGCGCAGGTGATGGGTTTCCTGCAGGATCTGGCCGAGCGCAGCCACCCCCGGGCGCTGGAGGACTTCGCCGAACTGCGGCGCTTCGCCCGCGAGGTAGAGGGGCTCACCGAGGAGCTGCAGGCCTGGGACCTGAGTTACTACGCCGAGAAGCTGCGCCAGAGCCGCTACCGGATCTCCCAGGAAGACCTGCGCCCCTACTTCCCCGCCGACCGGGTCGTGAACGGCATGTTCGAGGTGGTGCGCCGGCTCTACGGCATCCGCATCCAGCCGCGCGAGGACGCGGATACCTGGCACCCGGACGTGCGCTTCTACGAGATCCACGATGAGCAGGGCGCGCCCCGCGGCCAGTTCTACCTGGACCTCTACGCCCGTGCCCACAAGCGCGGCGGTGCCTGGATGGACGAGTGCCGGGTGCGTTTCGTGAACGAGCGCCTGCAGCAGCTGCCGGTGGCCTACCTCACCTGCAACTTCACCCCGCCGGTGGGCGAGCAGCCCGCGCTGCTCACCCATGACGAGGTCACCACCCTGTTTCACGAGTTCGGCCACGGGCTGCACCACATGCTCACCCGCATCGACTACCCCAGTGTCGCCGGCATCAACGGCGTGCCCTGGGACGCGGTGGAGCTGCCCAGCCAGTTCATGGAGAACTGGTGCTGGGAGCGCGAGGCGCTGGATTTGATCAGCGGCCATTATGAAACCGGCGAAAAGCTGCCCGAGGCGCTGTTCGAGAAAATGCAAGCGGCGCGTAATTTCCAGTCCGCCATGCAGATGGTGCGCCAGCTGGAATTCTCCCTGTTCGACTTCCGCCTGCACCTGGAATACGACCCCGCCCGCGGGGCGCGCATCTACGAACTGCTGGACGAAGTACGCGATCAGGTGGCAGTGATGAAGCCGCCCGCCTTCAACCGCTTCCCCAACAGCTTCGGCCACATCTTCGCCGGCGGTTACGCGGCGGGCTATTACAGCTACAAGTGGGCCGAGGTGCTCTCGGCGGATGCCTACTCACGCTTCGAGGAGGAAGGGATCTTCAACCGCGAGACCGGGCGGGATTTCCTGCGCCAGGTGCTGGAGCAGGGCGGCTCGAAACCGGCCATGGATCTGTTCGTGGCCTTCCGCGGGCGCAAGCCGAGCATCGATGCGCTGCTGCGGCATAGCGGGTTGGCGGCCTGA